Proteins encoded together in one Coffea arabica cultivar ET-39 chromosome 2c, Coffea Arabica ET-39 HiFi, whole genome shotgun sequence window:
- the LOC113727040 gene encoding uncharacterized protein gives MGDNDDNRDKGLFSHLAGYAAGHYPRPHGAYPYPPPQGAYPPAGYPPPGGYPPSGYPPPGGYPPSGYPSPAGYPPAPPPGYPPHGGYPPAGYPGPSAHHHSGHGPPMGALLAGGAAAAAAAYGAHHLAHGAHHSGHGGYYGHHHGKFKHGKFGKHGFYGRHKHGFFGKHKHKFMGFKRWK, from the exons ATGGGAGACAATGATGATAATCGGGACAAAGGGTTATTTTCACATCTTGCTGGATATGCTGCTGGACACTATCCACGGCCACATGGGGCATACCCTTATCCTCCTCCTCAAGGTGCATATCCTCCTGCAGGTTATCCTCCTCCTGGCGGATATCCACCATCTGGGTATCCTCCTCCTGGTGGATATCCTCCCTCTGGGTATCCTTCTCCAGCTGGATACCCACCGGCACCGCCACCAGGATATCCACCACATGGTGGATATCCTCCTGCTGGTTATCCTGGTCCCTCAGCTCACCATCACTCGG GGCATGGACCTCCAATGGGTGCATTACTAGCTGGTGGTGCTGCAGCAGCGGCTGCTGCATATGGGGCTCACCATCTGGCACATGGTGCACACCATTCTGGTCATGGTGGATATTATGGTCATCATCATGGGAAGTTTAAGCATGGGAAATTTGGCAAGCATGGATTCTATGGAAGGCACAAGCACGGCTTCTTTGGAAAGCACAAGCACAAGTTCATGGGGTTCAAGAGATGGAAGTGA